From Xanthomonas citri pv. mangiferaeindicae:
CGCCAGCACCAGCGCGCAGGCGATCCCCATGATCCAACGTTGCATTCGGGTTCCCCGATCGAAAGACAGCCCCGGACTTTGACCGGCTTCGGCGGGGGCGCAACGGCGCGCGGGCCGAGCGGCATCGAGACGCCAGACGAAGCCGCGCCTGTCCGCCACGCGCGCCCCATTCGACGCTATCGCAGGCGCCCGACAGCGGCCAGATGGCGCTCTCGCATCAGAAGGAATGCGGGCAAGGCGAGCGAAGGGCCGACAACCAGGCATCCAAGTGGAAGCCACAGCCTGCGCATCTGGATCCGCCGCCCTTCGGCAACGATCAGCACGATGACGACGATTCCAGACACGAGCACATCCGCCCAGGCGAATGCGGAAACAGGGCTCGCCATTGCTTCAGACATCAATAGCGGAACATCGAGGCCATACTGTGCAAGCCACGGCAGGAACCGCGAGAGCGGAAGCACAGCGCCCAACACGCACAGCGCGAGATAGATCAATTGCATGCTGCGTCTCCCCGTGTCCTCATCCGCGGAAAATACAAGCCGCCTATCTCCAAGCTTCCCATGCGCTGACCCGCGACGTGGGTCACATCGCTAGGGCGTGCGCGCGGCCATCGTCCTGTGCCGCACCACGCGCGCGGCGATACGCACAAACACCTCCGGCAACAACGCGCGCACCTGTTCGGGCACCCGCGCCACGAGCGCCTCGGCCTCCAATGCCGGCAACGGCCCGCGCCAAGCAAATGCAACCCGGTTGCTCATCTTCGGCTCGTCGACTACCAGCACCTGCGTCTGGCCGAAGGCCTGCCGCAGCCGGGCCACATGCGTCTCGGGATCGCGCACGTACAGATTGCAGGCCAGCACGCCGTCGGCGACCAGCGCGTCACGACAGGCGTCGTAGAACGCCTGGCTCGACAGTGCCGCCGGAATGCCGTGCTCGTCGTAGCCGTCGACCAACAGCAGGTCGAAACGGGCCGGACGCGACGCCACGAACCGCGCGCCGTCATCGATCACGACTTCCAGTCGTGCGTCGTCGGCCGGCACGCCGAACTCCGTGCGCAGCGCGACCACGTGGGGGTTGTTCTCGACCACCTCGATCCGCGCGTCCGGCAGGTGGCGATAGGCGAACTTGGCCTGCGAACCGCCACCCAGGCCGATCATGCCCAGCATCGCCGGTGCCGGCTGCCATAGCAGCGCGGCGAACATGGTGCGCGTGTAGTCGACCAACAGCCGATCGGGATCGCCGCTGACCATGCGGCTCTGCGTCTGCCGCCGCACGAACTGCAGCGAGGTGAAGCCGTCATGCCGGCGCACGTACGGCCGCTTGGGTGCGCCGCGGCCGCGCCAATGCGCCAGCCATCGCGCCCACCACGGCGCCCCGCCGGTGTCGTCCCCCTGCCCCATGCCGGCGCTCAGCGGTTGGACCAGCCGTGCGGCACATGCCCGGCGGCGACGTGCGGCCGCGCCGAATCGATGTTGTGCTGCGAATCGTCGAAGAAGATGTCCGCCCCGAACGCATCCAGGAACGGCCCCTTCGGCCGCCCACCGAGGAACAGCGCCTCGTCCAGGCGCACGCCCCAGGCGCGCAGCGTGCGGATGACCCGTTCGTGCGCCGGTGCTGAGCGCGCAGTGACCAAGGCCGTGCGGATCGGCGCGTCCTTGCCGGCCGGGTACGCCGCCTGCAGGTCGTGCAGCGCGGCCAGGAACCCACGGAACGGGCCGCCGGTCATTTCCTCGCGCGCACGCTCGCGCTCGTGCTTGTGGAACGCGTCAAGGCCACCTTCTTGCGACAGACGCTCGCCTTCGTCGCCAAAGATCACCGCATCGCCGTCGAATGCGATCCGCAACTGATCGTTACGATGCGCCGGCGCGCGGGCCGGGATGATCGTCGCCGCCGCGATGCCGTTCTCCAGCGCCCGTCGCACCGAATCGGGATTGGCCGACAGGAACAACTGCGTGCCGAACGGCTTGATGTAGGGCCAGGTCGGCTCGCCTGAGGTGAAGGTCGCCCGGGTGATCCCCAGGTTGTGGTGCTGGATCGAATTGAAGATCCGCAAGCCCGTATCGGCCGAATTGCGCGACAGCAGGATCACCTCCACGCGCGGGGCATCGGGCGGCGCATCGACGTTCAGCGCCAGCAGCTTGCGGACCAGGGGAAATGCGATCCCCGGCTCCAATACGTCGTCCTCGTGCGCCCGCTGGTGCTCGGCGTAGGCCTCGATCCCCTCGCTCTCGAACAGCGTGTGGCTGTCCTCGAGATCGAACAATGCCCGCGAGGAGATCGCGACGGTCAGTGTGGGAACGAAGGTGTCGGGCATGAAAGGCATTCGCGCAACGGAAGGGCGGGCCCGCTCCCTGCCGCCGGGCATGGCGCCCTGCGACCGAGGCGGATCTGATGGGCGCGGCGGCGCGCCGTATCGGCCTGCACCGTGTACGGGCCGACCGCGGATTATGCCAGTGCCGCGTAACCGGCGCCGTGTGGACGTAGGCGTCGCCAGACACGGCCCCCTTGCGTCCTGTCGGCCACCGTTGACCCACCGCTCCGCCGGTCCAGTATCCGTGCGACGGCGACCTGCACGAGGCCCTTAACGCCGTCTTCAGGGCACTCACACCGTGGCCTAACTGCAGATCGATAGCCTCATCGCAGCCGAACAGGAGTGTTCAGATCCCATGTTTAGGAAGACGACGATGACGACCGCACTGTCATTCGCACTGATCGCGTGCTCGTCAACCGGCGCCCCGCCCGGCGCCCACATCCCTTCGGCGACAGATCTTCAGCTTCTCACCTTGCCGCGCGATCCCGACGCCGTGGCGCTCACCGCACAGATGACCGGCACCCTCGCTGCAGAGGATGGCTGCGTTGTGGTGCGGACGTCCGATGCGACGTTGCGCGTAGCGCTGCCGCACAC
This genomic window contains:
- a CDS encoding 5'-nucleotidase gives rise to the protein MPDTFVPTLTVAISSRALFDLEDSHTLFESEGIEAYAEHQRAHEDDVLEPGIAFPLVRKLLALNVDAPPDAPRVEVILLSRNSADTGLRIFNSIQHHNLGITRATFTSGEPTWPYIKPFGTQLFLSANPDSVRRALENGIAAATIIPARAPAHRNDQLRIAFDGDAVIFGDEGERLSQEGGLDAFHKHERERAREEMTGGPFRGFLAALHDLQAAYPAGKDAPIRTALVTARSAPAHERVIRTLRAWGVRLDEALFLGGRPKGPFLDAFGADIFFDDSQHNIDSARPHVAAGHVPHGWSNR